In a single window of the Daphnia carinata strain CSIRO-1 chromosome 4, CSIRO_AGI_Dcar_HiC_V3, whole genome shotgun sequence genome:
- the LOC130695305 gene encoding uncharacterized protein LOC130695305 isoform X1, translating into MDRMDSREHIVAGISQSNEVCCSYPSFTAVGLMPPRMAKLYATIENVFNTIPVIREHSSSTLMTLLSSPYRLSYGMLKNVQSNVTNNLTKYLITNPLRVMTNFNGTRTATENVFSLTRSIFELLDGLRFSFTFTGGSRQEACTVTHVNQLANQLQQLAENVANLQATNEAFRSKSQEENLLVELVDMKGYLELLYQQLKNEEQKKLQIEEENYILRQSIGKYSTNEGLTSWDVPVKRESDGASDRLSNSYGTKSSARINMTCLESAGKNPPASIETSMDEFGLKLSYLYDDGSIAWARPPKNGDTILFTFHQPVLLKKFKIGTGHFEYPTNKLTGATIEILLTTSEMEMKSFVVTPDDYLVIGQFDQSGLAEGIIDWHSLGTVQRLRVKLHRDHQEWIIFSELLFEAVPLNGEMSSSEEDFESW; encoded by the exons ATGGACAGGATGGATAGTAGAGAACACATTGTTGCAGGCATTTCTCAGTCCAACGAAGTATGCTGCAGCTATCCAA GTTTTACAGCTGTTGGTTTAATGCCACCACGAATGGCGAAACTGTAtgcaacaattgaaaatgtatttaataCCATCCCTGTTATTCGAGAACACTCAAGTTCAACACTGATGACGTTGCTATCTTCGCCATACAGACTATCCTATGGAATGCTTAA GAATGTTCAAAGCAACGTCACGAACAATCTAACTAAATACCTCATAACAAATCCGCTTCGTGTGATGACCAACTTCAATGGAACTCGAACTGCTACAGAGAACGTTTTCTCCCTTACTCGGTCTATTTTTGAATTACTGGATGGCCTgagattttcttttacgttt ACCGGAGGATCGCGTCAAGAAGCATGTACCGTCACCCATGTGAATCAGTTAGCTAATCAGTTACAACAATTGGCAGAAAACGTCGCCAATCTTCAAGCAACTAACGAAGCATTTAGATCAAAGAGCCAGGAAGAGAATCTTTTAGTGGAATTGGTCGACATGAAGGGTTATCTTGAATTATTG TATCAGCAACTGAAAaacgaagaacaaaaaaagcttCAGATAGAGGAAGAAAACTATATCTTACGACAGTCGATCGGCAAGTATTCTACGAATGAAGGGTTGACAAGCTGGGATGTACCTGTCAAACGGGAATCAGATGGGGCTAGCGATAGGCTGAGCAACAGTTACGGCACGAAGTCTTCTGCCAGGATCAACATGACATGTCTA GAGTCTGCAGGCAAAAATCCTCCGGCTTCAATTGAGACTTCCATGGATGAATTCGGGCTTAAACTAAGCTATTTGTATGACGATGGCAGCATTGCATGGGCCAGACCACCCAAAAATGGAGATACCATCCTTTTTACATTTCACCAACCGgttcttttaaaaaa atttaaaatcGGAACTGGCCATTTCGAATACCCCACAAACAAACTGACTGGAGCCACAATAGAAATTCTGCTAACAACTTCGGAAATGGAGATGAAAAGTTTCGTCGTCACCCCAGATGACTATCTCGTTATCG GACAATTTGACCAATCAGGTTTAGCAGAAGGGATTATCGACTGGCATTCTTTGGGAACCGTTCAACGTTTACGTGTTAAACTTCATCGTGACCATCAGGAATGGATCATCTTTAGCGAG TTGTTATTTGAAGCAGTGCCGCTAAACGGTGAAATGAGTTCGTCGGAAGAAGATTTTGAAAGCTGGTGA
- the LOC130695305 gene encoding uncharacterized protein LOC130695305 isoform X2, translated as MDRMDSREHIVAGISQSNEVCCSYPSFTAVGLMPPRMAKLYATIENVFNTIPVIREHSSSTLMTLLSSPYRLSYGMLNNVTNNLTKYLITNPLRVMTNFNGTRTATENVFSLTRSIFELLDGLRFSFTFTGGSRQEACTVTHVNQLANQLQQLAENVANLQATNEAFRSKSQEENLLVELVDMKGYLELLYQQLKNEEQKKLQIEEENYILRQSIGKYSTNEGLTSWDVPVKRESDGASDRLSNSYGTKSSARINMTCLESAGKNPPASIETSMDEFGLKLSYLYDDGSIAWARPPKNGDTILFTFHQPVLLKKFKIGTGHFEYPTNKLTGATIEILLTTSEMEMKSFVVTPDDYLVIGQFDQSGLAEGIIDWHSLGTVQRLRVKLHRDHQEWIIFSELLFEAVPLNGEMSSSEEDFESW; from the exons ATGGACAGGATGGATAGTAGAGAACACATTGTTGCAGGCATTTCTCAGTCCAACGAAGTATGCTGCAGCTATCCAA GTTTTACAGCTGTTGGTTTAATGCCACCACGAATGGCGAAACTGTAtgcaacaattgaaaatgtatttaataCCATCCCTGTTATTCGAGAACACTCAAGTTCAACACTGATGACGTTGCTATCTTCGCCATACAGACTATCCTATGGAATGCTTAA CAACGTCACGAACAATCTAACTAAATACCTCATAACAAATCCGCTTCGTGTGATGACCAACTTCAATGGAACTCGAACTGCTACAGAGAACGTTTTCTCCCTTACTCGGTCTATTTTTGAATTACTGGATGGCCTgagattttcttttacgttt ACCGGAGGATCGCGTCAAGAAGCATGTACCGTCACCCATGTGAATCAGTTAGCTAATCAGTTACAACAATTGGCAGAAAACGTCGCCAATCTTCAAGCAACTAACGAAGCATTTAGATCAAAGAGCCAGGAAGAGAATCTTTTAGTGGAATTGGTCGACATGAAGGGTTATCTTGAATTATTG TATCAGCAACTGAAAaacgaagaacaaaaaaagcttCAGATAGAGGAAGAAAACTATATCTTACGACAGTCGATCGGCAAGTATTCTACGAATGAAGGGTTGACAAGCTGGGATGTACCTGTCAAACGGGAATCAGATGGGGCTAGCGATAGGCTGAGCAACAGTTACGGCACGAAGTCTTCTGCCAGGATCAACATGACATGTCTA GAGTCTGCAGGCAAAAATCCTCCGGCTTCAATTGAGACTTCCATGGATGAATTCGGGCTTAAACTAAGCTATTTGTATGACGATGGCAGCATTGCATGGGCCAGACCACCCAAAAATGGAGATACCATCCTTTTTACATTTCACCAACCGgttcttttaaaaaa atttaaaatcGGAACTGGCCATTTCGAATACCCCACAAACAAACTGACTGGAGCCACAATAGAAATTCTGCTAACAACTTCGGAAATGGAGATGAAAAGTTTCGTCGTCACCCCAGATGACTATCTCGTTATCG GACAATTTGACCAATCAGGTTTAGCAGAAGGGATTATCGACTGGCATTCTTTGGGAACCGTTCAACGTTTACGTGTTAAACTTCATCGTGACCATCAGGAATGGATCATCTTTAGCGAG TTGTTATTTGAAGCAGTGCCGCTAAACGGTGAAATGAGTTCGTCGGAAGAAGATTTTGAAAGCTGGTGA